In the Desulfobacterales bacterium genome, TTCCACCATTCCAATATTCCTGAATACTTAAACGCGCATTGGGTACAGGTATTGAATGTATTCTCCTACTCCTAAGATAGGTTTGGATACCAATGAGTCAGGGTACAAAAAAAGTATGAAAATCGGAAGTGTACAACTCGAAAATAATATCGTACTGGCCCCACTGGCGGGGATCAGCAACCTGCCGTTCCGGCTGATGGCCAAATCTTACGGTTGCGGCTTGGTGTGCTCCGAGATGATCAGCGCGGTTGGGCTGGTGCGAAATTCCGGCAAAACGCTGGGGATGTTGGACAGTGCGCCCCAGGAAAAACCGCTGTCGGTGCAGCTATTCGGAGCGGATCCGGCCGTCATGGCGGAGGCTGCGCTGATAATTGAGTCACGGGGCGCCGACATCGTCGATATCAATTTCGGCTGTGCGGTCAAAAAGATTATAAAAACCGGTTCCGGCGTCGCCTTGATGCGGGAGCCGCAGCGGGCTGAAAAGTTGATCACAGCGGTCCGCAAAGCAGTAAAAATTCCGCTGACCATCAAGATGCGCTCGGGCTGGGACACCAGCGGTCAGCAGGCCCGGGAGCTTGCCAGGATCGCCCAGGGGTGCGGTGTAGATGCGGTGGCTCTGCACCCGCGCAGCGCTACCCAGAGATTTGGGGGGAGTTCGGACTGGTCCCTGATTGGGGCGGTCAAAAAAGAAATCTCTCTGCCGGTCATCGGAAACGGGGACATCGCAACCGGGGAGGACGCACTGTTAATGATGGAAAGTACGGGTTGCGACGCGGTTATGATCGGTAGGGCGGCCATTGGAAACCCCTTTATATTTTCAGAGGTGATCGCCCGCCTCAAAGGTGAATTGCCGCCCCGGACGGACCTTGCCCTGCGCCGGCAAACCATGCGGGAGTACCTGGAAGCATCGGTAAAGTACATCGGGGAGGCGCATGCCTGCTACATGATGCGCAGCCGCCTGGGCTGGTTTGTAAAAGGACTGCCCCACAACAGCAGTTTCCGGGAGTCCATCAAGCAGGTCACCTCCCAGGTCGAAGCTGAAACCCTGATAGACGCTTATTTTGAATTTGTAGAAAAAAATGCCGTTATCGGCGTTTGACCGTGCAGCCCTCCGTGATGTTCGTGCCGGAGACCACCACTGCTTCGGACCGGTTGGGATAAACCGCGGTGATCCTGATTTCTCCGATTTTAAGTCCGGGCCGGAAAAACAGCTGGCCGGCATGTCCGCTGATGGTGCTGCCGCTGTCATAGACTTCAAGAATATCTCCGGGCGTCAGACCGTTGTCTTTGCCGGCGGATAGAATAACCTTATCCGGTAATACGGAAATGATATATCCTTTCCAGGCCTGATCGTTTACGGCGTCGCAAATGGATACGCCCATATCATCGGCAATCTGCTGCAGCGGTTTCGTCAATAACGGAAGCGTGCGGGTTTCTGTTGACCGCAGCGACTCAAACTCATCTTGACGAATTTTGATTTTCCGGACAAAGCGTTCATCCAGAATTTTGGCGCCGGTTTCAGTGTCCAATGCCTCCACCCCCACCAGCAGTTCGATATACGGACGGGAGCCTTTGAACCACCAGAACCCGTAGGCTTCCTCATCTATTTTGATATCCAGCAGAGTTCCGGTGACGATGGCGTTAAAACCGTATTTTCGGCCGGTTACCGCCAAAGCGTAATTGTCTATCAGACCGGATGGCAGCCGCGGCAATGTTTTCAAATAATCCGGAAAAGTTTTTTCTTCCGGTGTTACCAGCAACGTGTCCGAGCAGGCCCGGGTCAGCTTGGCGGTGAACTGCCGGTGAAAACTTTCTCTGATTTCATCCGATGCGATTTGGGTTCTGTTTTCAAATACAGTAATGGCCACTTTCTTTTTTAAGGTCCCCCCGCCGTCGCCGGCGGCACCCCGGCTGGTCGCGCATCCGCTCAAGACGGAAAGACCAACGGCCAGCACCAGCAGTGTGAAAAAAGTATGGGTTATTAAAGAAGTTATCTGCTGCAGAATATTTTTCATTTTTTGCCCTCGTATACGGCCTTGACCTGGGTGGTGATGCCGCCCCTGGCGGTAAAATCTCCGGTTACTTCCAGCCACAGTGGAGACAGCACCGCAACCAGGTCATCGAGAATCCGGTTGACGACATGCTCATAAAAGATGCCGACGTTGCGGAACTGCAGCAGATAAAATTTCAAGGACTTTAGTTCAACTATTTTTTTTCCCGGCCGATACCGGATGGTTATAGCGCCGACATCAGGCAACCCGGTCATGGGACAGACCGAGGTGTATTCCGGCTGGCGGATGGTAATATCAATGGACCTATGGCCGTGATATTTGTATGCAATGGTTTCGAGCACATCCTTTTGGACGATGTCCGGGCTTTCGATGGTATATGGAATCTTGCGGTCTGATGGTGTGGGCATATGTTCCTCTTTGTTAGTTTTCGCTGCCGTTTGGGCTATACCGAACCGTTTTAAAATAGTGTAATGAAAGCATTCATAAGTGATACTTGCGCAGCTGTCAATTATTCTGTTCGACAACCCTGAAGAATCCAATCGGCCGGAGGGTCGGCTTGACACAAGATATTGTTTTTGTTAAATGTTTGTCTTTATCACCCATAACGCCAACAAAGGATGTGAACCATGAGCGCCATTGACGAGCAGATTCTCAGGGCAACCAAGGAAATCCTTGTGAAATTCATCGAAGTCGGTCGGGTTTATCCGGCCACCTTTAACGATGCGTTCTCCAACGTGTATCGCACCATCACCAAAGCAGTCAAAAATCCCGACAGCATTCCGGAACCGCCGGCCGGAAAAGCAAAGTAGCCGACAGCAGCCGGTGGGATCTTTTAGACCTGTCTGTGCAGACCATCATTCAAGGGTG is a window encoding:
- the dusB gene encoding tRNA dihydrouridine synthase DusB, with the translated sequence MKIGSVQLENNIVLAPLAGISNLPFRLMAKSYGCGLVCSEMISAVGLVRNSGKTLGMLDSAPQEKPLSVQLFGADPAVMAEAALIIESRGADIVDINFGCAVKKIIKTGSGVALMREPQRAEKLITAVRKAVKIPLTIKMRSGWDTSGQQARELARIAQGCGVDAVALHPRSATQRFGGSSDWSLIGAVKKEISLPVIGNGDIATGEDALLMMESTGCDAVMIGRAAIGNPFIFSEVIARLKGELPPRTDLALRRQTMREYLEASVKYIGEAHACYMMRSRLGWFVKGLPHNSSFRESIKQVTSQVEAETLIDAYFEFVEKNAVIGV
- the queF gene encoding preQ(1) synthase; amino-acid sequence: MPTPSDRKIPYTIESPDIVQKDVLETIAYKYHGHRSIDITIRQPEYTSVCPMTGLPDVGAITIRYRPGKKIVELKSLKFYLLQFRNVGIFYEHVVNRILDDLVAVLSPLWLEVTGDFTARGGITTQVKAVYEGKK